The Toxorhynchites rutilus septentrionalis strain SRP chromosome 1, ASM2978413v1, whole genome shotgun sequence genome contains the following window.
CGAACGACCATATAAATAGTAGTGAAACCGCTCGACGGCCCAGACTAATGCGAGGGCTTCTTTCTCTATTTGAGCATATCGCTTTTCAACGTCTGTCAAACTACGGCTGGCATATGAGATAATTCTTGGGCCTCGGTTGTTAATCTGGATGAGAACGGCCCAAGACCAACAGGACTTGCGTCAGCAATCAGTTGAGTGCCATCATCAACGTCAAAGTAACCCAAAGTTGCAGGATTTACCATGGAAAGTTTCAGATTATCTAAGGCTATCTGATGCTCCCATTTCCAAATGAATTTATGTTTCTTAGTCAATTGCCGAAGAGGATCAGTCAAGGTCGCTAAATTCGGTATAAACATGCCCACATAATTGACTAAGCCCAAGAAACTTCGAGTTTCTTCCTTGGAACAAGGTTCTCTAAAGTTACGGATTGATTCCAGCTTATCTGTAGCGGGTCTAATTCCATTCGAAGACAAAATATGGCCCAAAAAAATCAGCTTAGATTCTCCGTACAAACATTTAGCATCATTGAGCTTCACATTCATTTCTTCTAATTTACGACGTACCTTTTCCAAACGTATATCGTGTTCCTGTCTATCAGATCCGTGTACGATTACATCGTCGATGAAGTTTATGCAACCCTCGCACCCACTCAACACTTGTTCCATAATCTTCTGGAATAGCTCGGGGGCGCAACTGATGCCAAACATTAGGCGAGTATACCTGTACGTATACCTCTGCGTGTGATAACTGTTGTTATTTCTCTGGATCTCTGAGATATTTCCACCTAAAAATAAAACTCAATGTAACCATATTTTAAGGTACTCTCTTTATTGAAAATTCAAACCAAATTGACAGTTCACCATATCTCTAACTTCAAATTATTGGgttaaaatttcagaaaaatgtctCATAAATTAAGTGAGCAAGAAGTGAATCAAAACTACCTAATTTCTAACGTAAATTTAAAGTCTTCAAATCGATCGGTTTAGCAACACTGTCAATTTGGATTCAGTTAATCGCTATTAGTGCACCTGATGAAAAGCGTTTTCTACGTCGAGCCTTGAAAAAacttttgcctttgcgagatcCGGAAGAAAATCCTCAATCGTCGGCAATGGGTGATCCTCCCTTTGCACCGCTTCATTAGCCCGTCGCATGTCCACGCATATGCGCACGTCGTCTCCTTTGGGCTCGACGACAACCGGAGACACCCATTTGAAAGGTTCATTCACCTTTTAGATAACTCCTTTGTTCAGCAATTCATCAAGTTTTTTGTCCACTAGCTTTTCCAATGCAACAGGAATGCGTCGATATGGCTGGATGACTGGAACAACATCTGTCATGATGGGAATGTCGATGACAACGTCCTTTATGGTTCCCAAAGGACTAGCTTTGTCTTCCGCGTTAATCTCATTAACCGCAGCGTCTATCTTCAAGATTCCCATAACCGTTGCCGTATCGCGACCAATCAGAatctttccatttccttttacAACATAAAACTTAGCCGATGTGATTCTCTCTCCCACTTTGATGGTTGCAGTGAATGCACTGAGTACCACTAATTCCTGTCCGCCATAAACTTTGAAAATCTTTGACACCTCTCGTGTTTGATTATTCACAACCACCTTTTTGGACTTCATCTGCTGCCAAATGATTTCGCTCAGTAGATTATATTTCGACCCTGAATCGATTACAGCCGAAATGGTAACGCCTCCTATTTCACATTGTACTTCGCCATCGTTGTCGGTGGTCGTCACGTTGAATACATATTCAGTGTCGGTATCAACAATCTGGTGTACAGTACTG
Protein-coding sequences here:
- the LOC129761559 gene encoding uncharacterized protein LOC129761559, translated to MPPVAKRDDISKVVRTSHEVRNQGSSTVHQIVDTDTEYVFNVTTTDNDGEVQCEIGGVTISAVIDSGSKYNLLSEIIWQQMKSKKVVVNNQTREVSKIFKVYGGQELVVLSAFTATIKVGERITSAKFYVVKGNGKILIGRDTATVMGILKIDAAVNEINAEDKASPLGTIKDVVIDIPIMTDVVPVIQPYRRIPVALEKLVDKKLDELLNKGVI